One region of Miscanthus floridulus cultivar M001 chromosome 19, ASM1932011v1, whole genome shotgun sequence genomic DNA includes:
- the LOC136526654 gene encoding uncharacterized protein, which translates to MSSSSKDENRRRQLIVEVIMPRPNPEGGAGASSSVALGGAGLASSAAPDVSALVEKGIVALPPELDQQAKDPKRKARSQDPGWKYGWWLDPTKKEFIQCIFCKKVVPVGIGQFKMHLARGYGDAVKCPKPPPIVQREMTIYLKKNTRTTIVALPGDGEQEQEANEKDEVTEVEPAKVPSYGTRLKREQSEAKKKIAQAVITSFVVVGHTKAATQKNTNTKSVSAMLRRTLEEVFAERHKSKTSQPTIKQCTKKDKEAKQIVDDHVVDFFYENGIPFNVINLRSWEIILESIRQYRHGYRSPTMHDIRKPLLERAVNRTTELRKKHEESWKEYDCTLMFDGWTDTSHCHIINFLDNSLAGTFFLGSVDASSEIANAQMLADLL; encoded by the exons ATGAGCTCCTCCTCTAAAG ATGAAAATCGAAGGCGGCAGCTTATAGTGGAAGTCATCATGCCTAGGCCTAATCCTGAAGGAGGTGCTGGTGCAAGCTCATCAGTTGCATTAGGTGGTGCTGGTTTAGCATCCTCAGCTGCTCCAGATGTTTCAGCCCTTGTAGAAAAGGGTATAGTAGCACTGCCTCCAGAACTTGATCAGCAGGCTAAAGATCCCAAGAGGAAGGCTCGATCTCAAGATCCAGGATGGAAGTATGGGTGGTGGCTAGATCCTACGAAGAAGGAATTTATTCAGTGCATTTTCTGTAAGAAGGTAGTGCCTGTAGGAATCGGTCAGTTCAAGATGCACCTTGCTAGGGGTTATGGGGATGCAGTGAAGTGCCCAAAACCACCTCCAATAGTCCAGCGAGAGATGACTATTTACTTGAAGAAGAATACAAGGACAACAATTGTGGCACTTCCTGGAGATGgtgaacaagaacaagaagcaaaTGAAAAGGATGAAGTTACTGAAGTTGAACCAGCGAAAGTACCAAGTTATGGGACAAGACTCAAGCGAGAACAATCAGAAGCAAAGAAGAAAATAGCTCAAGCTGTCATTACTTCCTTTGTGGTTGTGGGTCATACTAAAGCAGCAACTCAAAAGAACACCAACACCAAGTCAGTTAGTGCCATGCTTCGCAGGACACTAGAAGAAGTATTTGCAGAAAGGCATAAATCCAAGACTTCTCAGCCCACTATAAAGCAGTGCACAAAGAAAGATAAAGAGGCTAAACAAATTGTTGATGATCATGTTGTTGATTTCTTCTATGAAAATGGTATACCATTCAATGTCATTAATTTGAGAAGTTGGGAGATAATACTTGAGTCCATTAGGCAGTATAGACATGGGTACCGCTCACCAACCATGCATGACATTAGGAAACCATTGCTTGAAAGGGCTGTCAACAGGACAACAGAACTAAGAAAGAAGCATGAGGAGAGTTGGAAAGAATATGACTGCACTCTCATGTTCGATGGTTGGACGGATACAAGCCACTGCCATATAATCAATTTTCTTGACAATAGTCTAGCAGGGACCTTCTTCCTAGGTTCAGTGGATGCTTCAAGTGAGATAGCAAATGCACAAATGCTAGCTGATTTGTTGTAG